The following is a genomic window from Niveispirillum cyanobacteriorum.
CCCGTGTCTGGGCCGCGCCGATGCCGGGGCCAGACCGGCCCTGCTGGCGGCATTGAATGACTGGGCGCGGGCGCGCGGGGTTCTGCCCGACCGGCTGGATTTCCCCCCCGATGGGGAGAAGCCGGCCTGGGTGCGGTTCCTGCGCGATTTCGACATCGCCTTTCGGGGCCGCCGCCTGCGCTTCCTGATCCGGGAACTGAACGCCATCTATCCGATGGTGGGCGAAGGCGAACATGCCGACACGCGCGCCCCCGACCTGGATGAGATGAAGGCCAGCCTCTACAGCGCGCTGGAACGGCTGCCCGGTCTGGCCACCGACGGGTTGGGCCTGTTCAATGCCGGGGAACGGATCGCGCTCAACAACCTGATGCGCGCCGACGGGCCGGTACCATCCGCCGACACGCTGGACCGCGTGCTGCCGCAACTGGCCACCGTCTGGAAGCTTGAGGATCAGTCGGCAGAGATTGATGAGATATTTGCCCTGATGGGCCTGAATTATCTGGGCCCCGCGGCCCGGCGGCAGATATTTGAGGCCTATCTGGGCTTTGCTTTCTGGGATGTGCTGACCTTTTCGACCAGCGGTTGGGTGGAACTGGATGAATTCCATGCCATCCGCGTGGACCGCATCGCCCCGCCCGATGCCCGCCTGCTGCGCCGGTCTGGCGCGCCCACCGACCTGCGCAGTGCCCGCATGAACGCCTTTGGCGGCTTTTTCAGCCGCCATGACCGCGAACATGACTATCTGCTGGGCCGCCTGCACGCCGCCGAACGCGTCATCGATCTGGTGGTGGATGCCGGCGGCATCACCTTGTCAGAGGCGCGCATCAACGGCCTGAAACTGCGGGCCTTCCATACCATCCTGGTGGCGGAGGAAAAGCGCCTGGGCAAGGGCAACCGCGCCCTTGAACAGGTCCGCGCCTGGGTTGAGGCATGTGGGTAGAGCCAAAAGCGGCTTCAAGGTTGCATGGTGCCAATCCGCCGAAGGCTTGGCCTTTGGTGGATTGGAGGCCGGCGACCGCCGGCCCGGCGCTCGTGCGCCGCAAGCCAAGGGCGCGGATGCGCCCGCCCGGCGACTGAGGGAACAGTGCAATCTCCCTTGATCGGTCACGATCAAGGGAACCGCCGGAAGAACTTAGAACGGGCGCACGATCACCAGGATGACGATGCCGATCATCAGAACGGTCGGCACCTCATTCAGGATGCGGAAGAACTTGGCCGGCTTGGTGTTGGCATCATTGGCGAACAGCCGCACATATTTGCCCAGCACCCCATGCACGCCCGACATCAGCAGGACCAGTGCCAGCTTCGCATGCAGCCAGCCCTGACCCTTCATCAGATCGGGGTTCATGGCGATCAGGGCGATGCCGAAAATCCAGGTCCCGCCCATGGCCGGGTTGATGATGGCCTTCAGCAGGCGGCGTTCCATCACCTTGAAGGTTTCCGACTGCACCGACCCGCGCTCGGCCGCGCAATGATAAACGAACAGGCGCGGCAGATAGAGCATGCCCGCCATCCAGGCGATGATGCTGATGACATGCAGGGCCTTGATCCACAGGTAATAATCACCCACGCCGCACCTTCCCGTTTCGTCCCGGATATCCCGATGGACATTTGCCCAGCGGTTCATACCCCGGCTAAATAGCATCGGACCACCGCTTCACCAAGCACCATGCCGCATCCGCGACAAGGGAACGCCTTGCATACACGGCGATGCGTGCTAGGTTGCCGCTGACAAAACCTCCGGCCATTCAGGCCCCCGGGAACCGATATGGCCGATACCGCCCAGACCGACGCCCCCGAACAAGGGGAAGCCGAGGTCATCCAGTTCGATGACGCGTCACGCGACTCGCTGCATATCCTGCCTATGGCCATGCTGCCATTGGAAACGCCGGGCCTGCGCCGTGCCAAGCTGATCAAGAATGCGCGCCTGGAAACCGTGGTGGAAATCTTCCAGGACCGGTCCACCGGCAGCGGCCAGATCAGCCCCGACCATCTTGGCAGCCTGTTTCCCAGCCACAGCAAGACCCTGCGCGTCGACATGGTGCAGATCAGCAAGCTGGTCCGCATCAACAGCTTTGACGTCTATACGCTGCGCAAGGAGCTGCGGCGTGTCGGCATCGCGGTGAACGATGCCAAGGCCCTGCAATTGTCGGATGCCAAGCGCGCCGAACTGACCGGCTATATGAAGGATTTCACGCGCCCCCTGCTTCAGCAGGTCTATGGCAGCGATGAACGGCAGATTACCGACGTGGCCGACATTCTGGCCATGCTGGCCAATCCCGACCGGGAGGAGGCGCTGGCCAACCTGCGGCTTTTGTCGGAAAAGCTGAAGGTGAAGCTGAACGAGATTCCGGATTTCCTGGAAGATTATGGCGACGTGTTCCTGTCGCTGGCCTATTTCCGCTCCTGCCTGGACGGTATCGTGCCGGAAGTGCAGCGGTTCCTGAAATGGGCGATGGAGCCGAAGGCATCGGAACTGATCGCGCGCGACCGCAATATTGTGAAGATGCTGTCGGATGTGCAGTCGAAACTGACCTCGATCACCACCTCCATCACCGGTCGTTTCGAGGCATTTGACCGCCGGTCCAAGGATTTCTGGAACGATATCAGCGCCGAGAGCTTCCGGTCGGTGCGCCATCAGATCGAAAGCCACCATGTCACCATCGGCGGCGTGCTGTGCGGTCTGGCGGTCAAGATGGCGCTGTGGAAGGCCCGTTTCCCGCAGGGCGGTGCCGGCCCCAACAAGCGTGTTGAATTCATCCGGTCAGAGATCCTGCCCGGCCTGGACCATATCCTGGCCATCGAGAACGCGGCCAGCGGCATGAAGTAAGGGGCGATGAACGCCCCTACTCCCCGCGCAGCATCTTGCGGATCGCGTCGGCCAGAAGCTGATAGGGGTCCTCCCCCTTGGCCTTGGCCGCCCGCTGCACCTGTTCCTTGAAGCCCTTGTCGCTGGCCTGACGGCGCAGCCGCTCAATCTCCCCCTGCCGGATACGCCCGTCCAACTCTCCCGCCTGGGGGGCGGTGCTGGTGGTGGGCGCTTTCGGTGGGGAACGCTTCACCGCACGGCCTCAATCACCGACATAGGTATTGCCGACACCGGTATTGCGGACATTGGCCTTACCTTCATGCTTGGCGATGCGGACATTGCCGGCACCCGACGCCACCACCATGGGGTTGATGGCGGTGCCGTTGA
Proteins encoded in this region:
- the hemJ gene encoding protoporphyrinogen oxidase HemJ — its product is MGDYYLWIKALHVISIIAWMAGMLYLPRLFVYHCAAERGSVQSETFKVMERRLLKAIINPAMGGTWIFGIALIAMNPDLMKGQGWLHAKLALVLLMSGVHGVLGKYVRLFANDANTKPAKFFRILNEVPTVLMIGIVILVIVRPF